A portion of the Eulemur rufifrons isolate Redbay chromosome 30, OSU_ERuf_1, whole genome shotgun sequence genome contains these proteins:
- the FOXR2 gene encoding forkhead box protein R2, whose amino-acid sequence MDLKLKNREFWYSLHGQVPGLLDWDMGNELFLPCTTDQQPLSEQHLSRYRLQVMEPPKVPLEQTPSPDKDGPHCEPNLWMWVNPNIVCAPRSQKAPKPSKKKRLTGMRPFPQLPRKNEQSNSSEATVVESLPCSSSEESPLQMQVISSSSDWDTEKETEEQEDNSSVALQSPNKSECLQSQELQPTKSQRRYWPRPPLNYSHLIALALKNGPSCGLNVQEIYNFTRQHFPFFCTAQHSWKNTIRHNLCFLGSFEKMPVSPQEGASEKTRSCLWRLTEAGHRRFQEETRSLASVRKESIKRCMSQPELLTSLFDI is encoded by the coding sequence ATGGACCTAAAACTTAAAAATCGTGAGTTCTGGTACAGTCTTCATGGCCAGGTCCCAGGGCTTCTGGACTGGGACATGGGCAATGAGTTATTTCTGCCTTGTACCACAGACCAGCAACCCTTATCTGAGCAGCACCTTTCCAGATATAGACTCCAAGTAATGGAGCCCCCAAAGGTGCCTCTGGAGCAGACACCCAGTCCTGACAAAGATGGTCCTCACTGTGAACCCAATCTGTGGATGTGGGTGAACCCCAACATTGTGTGTGCCCCCCGCAGCCAGAAGGCCCCAAAGCCCAGTAAAAAAAAACGTCTGACAGGCATGCGTCCTTTCCCTCAGTTGCCTCGAAAGAATGAACAGTCAAACAGTTCAGAGGCCACAGTGGTGGAGTCCCTGCCATGTTCCTCAAGTGAGGAGTCTCCCTTACAGATGCAGGTCATCTCTTCCTCTAGTGACTGGGACACAGAAAAAGAGACTGAGGAACAAGAGGACAATTCTTCTGTGGCCCTCCAGTCTCCTAACAAAAGCGAATGCCTACAAAGCCAGGAGCTGCAGCCAACCAAAAGCCAGAGGAGGTACTGGCCACGGCCTCCTCTCAATTACAGCCACCTAATTGCCCTAGCATTAAAAAACGGCCCCTCCTGTGGCCTCAATGTGCAAGAGATCTACAATTTCACCCGACAGCATTTCCCCTTTTTCTGTACCGCTCAACATAGCTGGAAGAACACTATTCGCCACAACCTCTGCTTCCTGGGCAGCTTCGAGAAGATGCCAGTAAGCCCTCAGGAAGGAGCCAGTGAAAAAACTCGCTCTTGCCTCTGGAGGCTCACTGAGGCGGGACACCGCCGCTTTCAGGAGGAGACTCGTTCTTTAGCCTCCGTTCGGAAGGAGAGCATCAAACGGTGCATGAGCCAGCCAGAGCTGTTGACCTCCCTCTTTGACATTTGA